In uncultured Bacteroides sp., the following proteins share a genomic window:
- a CDS encoding TraB/GumN family protein, protein MKKMFILTCVLFLSIAVNAQSLLWKVSGNGLTKPSYIFGTHHLAPLSILDKIAGFKGAFDATTQVVGELNMKDAQSPESAKKMQEKMFITNDTTAQLLFTDKELETINAFLKANVGFDLSQAPKIKPAFISTMAAMIIATKSLPGYNPKEQLDGYFQTKGEESGKKVIALETLEFQRDLLYDSQSLQRQARQLVCALSDTAKVINDTKKLTNAYYSFDLEKMDQLSKEKEGTSCDPIPGEREGMIDNRNKEWATKLPAIMKENPSFIAVGALHLSGKAGLISLLKKQGYKVEPVK, encoded by the coding sequence ATGAAAAAAATGTTCATTCTTACATGCGTTTTATTCCTTTCAATTGCAGTAAACGCACAATCACTTCTGTGGAAAGTTTCCGGTAATGGATTAACAAAACCATCCTATATATTCGGGACTCACCACCTTGCTCCTCTTTCCATTCTCGATAAGATTGCTGGATTTAAAGGAGCTTTCGATGCTACCACACAAGTTGTTGGCGAATTAAACATGAAAGATGCACAATCTCCGGAGAGTGCAAAAAAGATGCAGGAAAAGATGTTTATCACCAATGACACTACAGCCCAGCTACTATTTACTGATAAAGAGTTAGAAACTATAAATGCCTTCTTAAAGGCAAATGTGGGATTTGACCTTAGTCAGGCTCCAAAGATAAAGCCAGCCTTTATCAGTACAATGGCAGCAATGATTATCGCTACCAAAAGTCTTCCCGGTTATAACCCCAAAGAACAGTTGGATGGATACTTTCAGACTAAAGGAGAAGAAAGTGGAAAGAAAGTGATAGCTCTCGAAACTCTGGAATTCCAGCGGGATTTACTTTACGATTCTCAATCTCTTCAACGCCAGGCACGTCAACTGGTATGTGCATTGAGTGATACTGCTAAGGTTATCAATGATACAAAGAAACTAACCAACGCATACTATTCTTTTGATCTTGAAAAAATGGATCAACTATCAAAAGAAAAAGAAGGAACAAGTTGTGATCCAATACCAGGAGAAAGAGAAGGAATGATTGATAACAGAAATAAAGAATGGGCTACTAAACTGCCTGCTATTATGAAAGAGAATCCCTCTTTTATAGCTGTCGGAGCGCTACACCTTTCCGGAAAAGCCGGCTTGATTTCTTTACTTAAGAAACAAGGCTATAAAGTGGAGCCTGTAAAATAA
- the trxB gene encoding thioredoxin-disulfide reductase, producing MEAIEKTRCLIIGSGPAGYTAAIYAGRANLSPILYEGLQPGGQLTTTTDVENFPGYPDGVDGNQLMDDLKRQAARFGADIRSGLATAADLSKAPYKITIEGEKVIEAQTVIIATGATAKYLGLEDEKKYSGMGVSACATCDGFFYRKKVVAVVGGGDTACEEAIYLAGLAKKVYLIVRKPFLRASKIMQERVLNHEKIEVLFEHNTLGLFGDNGVEGAHVVKRMGESDEKRYDIAIDGFFLAIGHKPNSEIFAPYLKTDSIGYIITEENSPRTNVPGVFAAGDVADPIYRQATTAAGSGCKAAMEAERYLSEHKL from the coding sequence ATGGAAGCAATAGAAAAAACAAGATGCCTTATTATCGGTTCTGGACCGGCAGGCTATACAGCTGCAATTTATGCAGGACGAGCAAACCTCTCTCCTATCCTTTATGAAGGATTACAACCTGGAGGACAGCTTACAACAACCACTGATGTGGAAAACTTCCCTGGCTATCCTGATGGAGTGGACGGTAATCAATTAATGGACGACTTAAAAAGACAGGCTGCCCGTTTTGGTGCAGATATTAGAAGCGGACTTGCCACTGCTGCCGATCTTAGCAAAGCACCTTACAAAATAACAATTGAAGGAGAAAAAGTAATCGAAGCACAAACTGTAATAATTGCTACCGGAGCTACCGCTAAGTATTTGGGGCTTGAGGATGAAAAGAAATATTCCGGAATGGGTGTCAGCGCATGCGCTACTTGTGACGGATTTTTCTACCGCAAGAAGGTCGTTGCTGTAGTTGGTGGTGGTGACACTGCATGTGAAGAAGCTATCTATCTAGCTGGATTAGCAAAGAAGGTATATCTGATTGTTCGTAAACCTTTCCTCAGAGCATCAAAAATTATGCAGGAACGTGTCTTGAACCACGAAAAAATTGAAGTACTGTTTGAACATAACACATTAGGACTCTTTGGAGACAATGGAGTGGAGGGTGCACACGTTGTAAAACGGATGGGAGAATCAGATGAAAAGCGTTATGACATTGCCATAGATGGTTTCTTCCTCGCTATTGGTCATAAACCAAATTCTGAGATATTCGCTCCTTACCTTAAAACAGATTCTATAGGATATATTATCACTGAAGAAAATAGTCCACGAACAAATGTTCCGGGAGTATTTGCAGCAGGTGATGTAGCCGATCCAATTTATCGTCAGGCTACAACAGCTGCAGGTAGTGGTTGTAAAGCTGCTATGGAAGCAGAACGATACCTCTCTGAGCATAAGTTATAA
- a CDS encoding ABC transporter ATP-binding protein: MATITINNLQKNFGEKRAVDIENYVINNGDILGLVGNNGAGKTTFFRLILDLLKADNGLAQINDINSSESEEWKKFTGAFIDEGFLIDYLTPEEYFYFIGKMYGLKKEEVDERLTTFERFMNGEVVGQKKYIRNFSAGNKQKIGIISAMIHHPELLILDEPFNFLDPSSQSIIKHILKDFNEQTGATILISSHNLNHTTDICPRIALLENGKIIRDIDNTDNSAEKELEDYFNVE; this comes from the coding sequence ATGGCAACAATAACAATCAATAATCTACAAAAGAATTTCGGAGAGAAAAGAGCTGTCGATATAGAAAACTACGTTATCAACAATGGCGACATACTAGGATTAGTAGGAAATAACGGAGCTGGTAAAACAACCTTTTTTCGTCTGATCCTTGACTTACTTAAGGCTGACAATGGCCTGGCTCAAATTAACGATATTAATTCCAGCGAAAGTGAAGAGTGGAAGAAATTTACAGGAGCGTTTATTGACGAAGGTTTTCTTATTGACTACCTCACTCCTGAAGAGTATTTCTATTTCATTGGAAAGATGTACGGACTAAAGAAAGAAGAAGTTGACGAACGTTTAACAACATTTGAACGATTCATGAATGGAGAAGTTGTAGGACAAAAAAAGTATATCCGTAACTTCTCTGCCGGAAACAAACAAAAAATAGGTATCATCTCAGCCATGATTCATCATCCTGAATTACTTATTCTGGACGAACCGTTCAACTTCCTGGATCCTAGTTCGCAATCCATCATTAAACATATCCTCAAAGATTTTAATGAACAAACAGGTGCCACCATACTTATTTCCAGTCACAACCTGAACCATACAACAGATATCTGCCCCCGCATTGCATTGCTCGAGAATGGAAAGATTATCCGTGATATAGATAACACAGATAACTCTGCAGAAAAAGAACTGGAAGATTACTTCAACGTAGAATAA
- a CDS encoding insulinase family protein, with product MKHLFSSLFIGAFLLCTGSAFAQQMPPIPIDKNVRIGKLDNGLTYYIRKNTTNEKRADFYIAQKVGSILEEPKQRGLAHFLEHMAFNGTKNFPGTDSKLGIVPWCESVGIKFGVNLNAYTSIDQTVYNISNAPVTREGILDSCLLILHDWSNDLLLSDKEIDKERGVIHEEWRSRRSAMQRLQEKALPLMYAGTKYADCMPIGTMDVVDNFKYQTLRDYYEKWYRPDLQGIIIVGDIDVDAVEAKIKKAFADVSKPVKPALRTYYPVSDNKEPIVIIEKDKEQTNMQILLFNKHESYPDSLKNNMQYLFLNYAKGMISNMLNARLNELVQSATPPFVQGYTYDDNFFVSKTKDAFTGITVCKEDGVETALSTLLREIERAYRFGFTESEYVRARAEYLRSLESEFNERNKKKNDSYVNQYVNNFINNEPIPSIEDEYSLMNQIAPNLPVDMINKVMKSFIADSNQVVSIFGPDKEGLVYPTKEKILSILKDVKAENITAYVDKVSNEPLISKTPKPGKVVSSKENTIYGTTTLTLSNGVKVIVKKTDFKADEIRMKGVSLGGNSLIPSSEIINIKTLDDVVELGGLGNFSAVNLQKALAGKKASVSPFVGTNTEGVSGSCSPKDLETMLQLTYLTFTAPRMDADAFTSFKTRTKASLLNQEANPMIAFNDSITFGVYGNHPRATRLKANMIDKIDYQKCMDLYNDRFKDASDFTFILVGNVDIEAAKPLLEQYLGSLPSIKRKETFKDIKMEMCKGEIKKEFMKKQETAKASVFAFYNGKCKYSSENDIMMSMLEQVLSIVYTEKIREEEGGTYGVSVNGDISKFPKEEFSLQIVFQTDPAKKDKLVKIVFDEADKMAKEGPSEKTLDKVKEYMLKKHKENLKENGYWLKNIDEYYYTGIDMNANYEELVNKVTISSLQKFANSLFSQKNRLEVTMTSPEAK from the coding sequence ATGAAACATTTATTTAGCAGTTTATTCATTGGCGCGTTTCTGTTATGCACAGGCTCGGCTTTTGCACAGCAAATGCCCCCTATTCCTATTGACAAGAATGTAAGAATTGGTAAACTAGACAACGGATTGACATACTACATCCGTAAAAACACAACAAATGAGAAAAGGGCCGATTTCTATATTGCACAAAAAGTAGGCTCTATTCTTGAAGAACCTAAACAAAGAGGTTTAGCTCACTTTCTGGAACACATGGCATTTAATGGCACAAAGAATTTTCCGGGAACTGATAGCAAATTAGGTATTGTTCCCTGGTGTGAAAGCGTGGGAATAAAATTTGGTGTAAATCTCAATGCATATACAAGTATCGATCAAACTGTATACAATATTTCAAACGCACCTGTTACACGTGAAGGAATTCTGGACTCTTGTCTGCTTATTCTGCATGACTGGTCTAACGACTTGTTATTATCAGATAAAGAAATAGATAAAGAGCGTGGCGTTATTCACGAAGAGTGGCGTTCACGTAGAAGTGCTATGCAACGTCTTCAGGAAAAAGCATTGCCTTTAATGTACGCTGGAACAAAGTATGCCGATTGTATGCCAATTGGTACCATGGATGTGGTTGATAACTTTAAATATCAGACTCTTCGCGACTATTATGAAAAATGGTATCGTCCGGACTTACAAGGTATTATCATTGTAGGTGATATCGATGTAGATGCAGTGGAAGCAAAAATTAAAAAGGCATTTGCAGATGTTTCAAAACCTGTAAAACCAGCTCTTCGTACCTACTACCCTGTTTCTGACAATAAGGAACCAATTGTAATAATTGAAAAGGATAAGGAACAGACTAATATGCAGATTTTGCTGTTTAACAAGCATGAATCCTATCCTGATTCTTTAAAGAACAATATGCAATATTTGTTTTTAAACTATGCAAAAGGAATGATCAGCAATATGCTGAATGCACGTTTAAATGAATTGGTTCAGTCTGCAACCCCACCATTTGTTCAAGGGTATACATATGACGATAACTTTTTTGTTTCAAAAACCAAGGATGCATTTACCGGTATTACAGTGTGTAAAGAAGACGGAGTTGAAACTGCTTTAAGTACTTTGCTTCGCGAAATAGAAAGAGCTTATCGCTTTGGTTTCACTGAATCAGAATACGTGCGTGCCCGTGCAGAATACTTACGCAGTCTTGAATCTGAATTCAACGAACGCAACAAAAAAAAGAATGACAGCTACGTTAATCAGTACGTAAACAACTTCATTAATAATGAACCTATACCAAGTATAGAAGATGAATATTCGTTAATGAATCAGATTGCACCTAATCTGCCTGTTGATATGATTAATAAGGTTATGAAATCATTCATTGCAGATAGCAATCAGGTTGTATCAATCTTTGGCCCTGATAAGGAAGGATTGGTTTACCCTACAAAAGAAAAGATACTTTCCATACTTAAAGATGTAAAGGCTGAGAATATTACCGCATATGTAGATAAAGTATCTAACGAGCCACTTATCTCTAAAACACCGAAACCAGGTAAAGTTGTTTCTTCAAAAGAAAATACTATTTACGGAACCACAACACTTACATTATCTAATGGAGTGAAAGTTATCGTTAAAAAGACAGACTTCAAAGCCGACGAGATTCGCATGAAAGGTGTAAGTCTGGGAGGAAATTCATTAATACCTTCATCTGAGATTATCAATATCAAGACCTTGGACGATGTAGTTGAACTAGGCGGATTAGGAAACTTTAGCGCAGTAAATCTACAAAAAGCATTGGCTGGTAAGAAAGCATCAGTGAGTCCTTTTGTAGGAACAAATACTGAAGGTGTAAGCGGTTCCTGCTCACCTAAAGATCTGGAAACAATGTTGCAGCTGACATATCTTACGTTTACAGCTCCAAGAATGGATGCAGATGCCTTTACTTCTTTTAAGACTCGTACAAAAGCAAGCCTGTTGAACCAGGAAGCAAACCCGATGATTGCTTTCAATGATTCTATCACATTTGGCGTTTACGGTAATCACCCACGAGCTACACGATTAAAAGCAAATATGATAGATAAGATTGATTACCAGAAATGTATGGATCTATACAATGATCGTTTTAAAGATGCAAGTGATTTCACCTTTATTCTGGTTGGTAATGTTGATATTGAAGCTGCAAAACCATTATTAGAACAATATCTTGGTTCACTTCCTTCTATCAAAAGGAAAGAAACGTTCAAAGATATCAAAATGGAAATGTGCAAAGGCGAAATCAAGAAAGAGTTCATGAAGAAACAAGAAACAGCCAAAGCATCCGTATTTGCTTTCTATAACGGAAAATGCAAATATTCATCAGAGAATGATATTATGATGAGTATGCTTGAGCAAGTTCTTAGTATTGTCTATACAGAGAAAATACGTGAAGAAGAAGGTGGAACTTACGGAGTTAGCGTAAACGGAGATATTTCTAAATTCCCGAAAGAAGAATTCTCACTTCAGATTGTATTCCAGACTGATCCTGCCAAAAAGGATAAACTAGTGAAAATTGTTTTTGATGAAGCTGATAAAATGGCTAAAGAAGGCCCATCAGAAAAGACTCTTGATAAGGTAAAAGAATATATGCTGAAAAAGCACAAAGAAAACCTGAAAGAGAATGGTTACTGGTTGAAAAATATCGATGAATATTATTATACCGGAATAGATATGAATGCAAACTATGAAGAACTTGTAAACAAAGTTACTATCAGCAGTCTGCAGAAATTTGCAAATAGTCTGTTCAGTCAAAAGAATAGATTAGAAGTTACTATGACTTCACCTGAAGCAAAATAA
- a CDS encoding NlpC/P60 family protein, with translation MKRFLFPLFALVLLTGCLSSCGTKAPAYDYQALAKTSVRLGMDINLEDNKQLYVEVANWIGVSYLPEGMDAHGVDCSGFICQVYKNVYKKRLERNTVGQLEKNCYPISRSHLKEGDLVFFSSRQSKGNVAHVGIYLKEDKFVHASTSKGVIISSLKESYYARNWITGGRVI, from the coding sequence ATGAAAAGATTTCTGTTTCCTCTGTTTGCATTGGTACTTTTAACAGGATGCTTAAGTTCCTGTGGTACCAAAGCTCCGGCTTATGACTATCAGGCACTGGCTAAAACTTCTGTCAGATTAGGAATGGATATCAATCTGGAGGATAACAAACAGTTGTATGTTGAAGTTGCCAATTGGATTGGAGTCAGCTATCTTCCGGAAGGGATGGATGCTCATGGAGTAGATTGTTCCGGATTTATCTGTCAGGTATACAAGAATGTATATAAAAAGAGACTGGAAAGAAATACTGTCGGGCAATTAGAAAAGAACTGTTACCCCATTTCCAGAAGTCACTTAAAAGAAGGAGATCTTGTGTTTTTCAGCAGCAGACAGTCAAAAGGAAATGTAGCCCATGTAGGCATATATCTCAAAGAAGATAAATTTGTTCATGCCAGCACCAGCAAAGGAGTTATAATCAGCAGTTTGAAAGAAAGTTACTATGCCAGAAACTGGATTACCGGAGGACGAGTAATATAA
- a CDS encoding DUF5687 family protein, whose protein sequence is MLLKELRKHAKLAAKRHPMFEKNKFGKFYMYFMMLFWAGYLVFFGILFGTGFSEEFPTMEPYHIMNRGIFIVLILDFLLRFAFQKTPTQEIKRYLLLPVRKNKLFNYLLLKSGADGYNAFWLFMIVPFAFITTFRLFGITGVITYCLGFYLLMILNNYWYLICRTLINEKTYFVLIPITFYAVLGVAEFTLEHPISTFTMNLGESFIKHNPLGFIGILIVIFGLCWINRTIMIKNLYAELSKTEDTKVKHVSEYKFLERYGEVGEYFRLELKLLFRNKRSKSMFRMGCFLIIMLTAMLFTPSYEGPFGKSFVGIYNFAILGILMLTQVMSFEGNYLDGLMSRKESIYNLIRAKYYFYSFAVIIPFILMIPAMVMGKISVLMAVSYSFFTTGFIYFIILQLAVYNNKTTPLNESLIGRQSTGTGFQSLISIMAFGVPMLVNNLLRIAVGETISLWILLVIGLSLTFTSNLWIMNIYKRFMIRRYKNMEGFRDTK, encoded by the coding sequence ATGCTTTTAAAAGAATTACGGAAACATGCCAAACTTGCAGCAAAGCGGCATCCCATGTTTGAAAAGAATAAATTCGGAAAATTCTACATGTATTTTATGATGCTCTTTTGGGCTGGTTACTTAGTTTTCTTTGGCATATTATTCGGAACTGGCTTTTCGGAAGAATTCCCTACCATGGAGCCCTACCACATCATGAACAGAGGAATATTTATTGTTCTTATTCTGGATTTCCTCCTTCGCTTTGCTTTTCAAAAAACACCCACCCAGGAAATAAAACGCTATCTGTTATTACCTGTCAGGAAAAACAAACTCTTCAACTATCTCCTTCTAAAATCAGGAGCAGATGGATACAATGCCTTCTGGCTGTTTATGATTGTTCCATTTGCCTTTATTACTACTTTCAGATTATTCGGAATAACAGGGGTAATCACCTACTGTCTGGGCTTTTATTTACTAATGATATTAAATAACTACTGGTACCTCATTTGCCGCACTTTAATAAATGAAAAGACATACTTTGTTTTGATCCCCATCACTTTTTATGCAGTTTTGGGTGTAGCAGAATTTACTTTAGAACACCCTATCAGTACCTTTACAATGAACTTAGGGGAAAGTTTCATCAAGCACAATCCACTAGGATTTATTGGCATATTAATTGTAATATTTGGATTATGCTGGATTAACCGTACTATCATGATCAAGAATCTGTATGCTGAACTATCCAAGACAGAAGATACCAAAGTGAAGCATGTTTCAGAATATAAATTTCTTGAACGCTACGGAGAAGTTGGAGAATACTTCCGCCTTGAACTCAAACTATTGTTTAGAAATAAAAGAAGCAAATCCATGTTTCGTATGGGATGCTTCCTTATTATAATGCTTACCGCAATGCTCTTTACCCCCTCCTACGAAGGACCATTCGGCAAAAGTTTCGTAGGAATCTATAATTTTGCCATTCTTGGAATTCTGATGCTCACACAAGTGATGAGTTTCGAAGGAAATTATCTTGATGGTTTAATGAGCCGTAAAGAATCTATTTACAATCTGATAAGAGCCAAATACTATTTCTATAGTTTTGCAGTAATTATCCCTTTTATTCTGATGATCCCCGCAATGGTAATGGGAAAAATATCAGTGCTGATGGCTGTATCATATAGCTTCTTTACTACCGGATTCATCTATTTCATAATTCTTCAGTTGGCCGTTTACAATAACAAAACAACTCCGCTGAACGAAAGTCTCATAGGTCGTCAATCAACAGGAACTGGTTTCCAAAGTTTAATAAGTATTATGGCTTTTGGTGTTCCTATGTTGGTAAACAACCTACTTAGAATTGCAGTGGGAGAAACTATTAGTCTTTGGATATTATTAGTTATAGGATTGAGCTTAACGTTTACCTCAAACCTTTGGATTATGAATATCTATAAACGCTTTATGATAAGAAGATATAAGAATATGGAAGGATTCAGAGACACTAAATAA